The Oncorhynchus nerka isolate Pitt River linkage group LG9a, Oner_Uvic_2.0, whole genome shotgun sequence genome has a segment encoding these proteins:
- the phf21ab gene encoding PHD finger protein 21A isoform X4: MLQLDGIQPGDGVKAERFPGLIGTLTGSMMELQTLQEALKVEIQVHQKLVAQMKQDPQNADLKKQLHELQAKITALSEKQKKVVEQLRKDLLVKQEPEVKVQVLATDKHVLQIPSSTTLQALQQTTHTQALQQKMLTVTPVISTKTLPVVLKAATPTMPSSVVAQRPATVAMVAAISHASKPSIVNSNSQNTPVNLQVASKLTNQCFEPVRLVSKNALVVRPKPVTPNNNVPIAPAPPPAMMAAPQLLQRGPVMLTTKLSSSSLTSSAGPIHQVRIVNGQPCASAGAKSGQHTGTVTGIVITAPASARLATPKQTLQISSLSSDTKAVKAHRGLEQKMLASSTPPLSPAPRPKREDNPQKLAFMVALGLVTHDHMEEIQSRRQERKRRTTANPVYSGAVFEPERKKSAVTYLNTPLHQGTRKRGRPPKYSSVPELGSHTPTSPSSCLTASLVPERPNTGGSFPFHVHPHHSLPLPSPSSGDILKKEDAIQWPGTLAIVHSYIAYKEAKEEEKQKLIKWSAELKLEREQLEQGVKQLSNSITKCMETKNIILSRQKEMQVSLEKVKHLVRLIQAFSFSQTMETEGTGDITEDVTKNITRAKDAIVPIENAVDTVNTEAVAEVNIQSVYGVKAKVTAQDSSDVEARKEEVVADVTIKTVAGVSAEPVAEVSTVTTVDSRVEPMAEVNTAEEVTEAETKTTAVVSAEDSTGVTTNGTTDLVCTDESCTNKDESCTSNTNTNHENKVTTTNNTEQVVEEEQEENTNDDGSSTNNSKTSEPSQKSLPALLDSLDNKE, encoded by the exons AAAAAGGTGGTGGAGCAGCTGAGGAAGGACCTTCTGGTGAAACAGGAGCCGGAGGTTAAGGTTCAGGTGCTGGCTACAGACAAACACGTCCTCCAGATCCCCTCCTCCACTACTCTGCAGGCCCTACAGCAGACCACACACACCCAGGCCCTGCAGCAG aagATGCTGACAGTCACCCCAGTCATCTCCACTAAGACTCTACCTGTAGTGCTGAAAGCTGCCACTCCCACCATGCCTTCCTCTGTTGTGGCGCAGCGCCCTGCCACCGTCGCCATGGTCGCTGCCATCAGCCATGCCTCCAAGCCTAGTATCGTCAACTCCAATTCCCAGAACACACCAGTGAACCTTCAGGTGGCTAGCAAATTGACCAATCAGTGTTTTGAGCCCGTCCGACTGGTGTCGAAGAATGCACTTGTG GTCCGTCCGAAGCCCGTCACGCCCAATAACAACGTGCCAATCGCCCCGGCACCCCCTCCGGCCATGATGGCGGCGCCCCAGTTGCTCCAGCGGGGCCCGGTGATGCTGACCACCAAGTTGAGCTCCTCCTCGCTGACCTCCAGCGCTGGGCCCATCCACCAGGTGCGCATTGTCAACGGCCAGCCATGTGCTTCCGCCGGCGCCAAAAGTGGCCAGCACACAGGCACTGTGACAGGCATCGTTATCACGGCCCCGGCATCGGCACGCCTCGCCACCCCCAAGCAGACACTGCAGATCAGCAGCCTCTCCTCAGACACCAAG GCTGTTAAAGCTCACAGGGGATTGGAGCAGAAAATGTTGGCAAGCAgcacccctcctctgtctccagcACCCAGACCGAAGAGAGAGGACAATCCTCAG AAACTTGCCTTCATGGTTGCCCTCGGACTTGTCACCCATGACCATATGGAAG AAATTCAAAGCAGAAGGCAGGAGCGTAAGCGAAGAACAACGGCGAACCCGGTGTACAGTGGAGCTGTGTTTGAGCCCGAG AGGAAGAAGAGTGCAGTGACCTACCTAAACACTCCGCTTCACCAGGGAAccagaaagcgag GTCGCCCACCCAAATACAGCAGTGTTCCAGAACTGGGCAGCCACACCCCGACCTCCCCCTCCAGCTGTCTCACTGCTTCCCTGGTCCCCGAGCGGCCCAACACGGGGGGGAGCTTCCCCTTCCATGtccacccccaccactctctccccctgcccagcCCCAGCTCTGGGGAT ATACTGAAAAAAGAAGATGCAATTCAATGGCCGGGAACATTGGCTATTGTTCATTCCTATATCGCCTATAAAGAAG CTAAAGAAGAGGAGAAACAAAAGCTAATTAAGTGGAGTGCTGAGCTGAAACTGGAGCGGGAGCAGTTGGAACAAGGGGTCAAACAACTCAGCAACTCTATAACG AAATGCATGGAGACCAAAAACATCATCCTGTCTCGACAGAAAGAAATGCAAGTTTCGTTGGAGAAGGTCAAACACCTGGTCCGCCTCATTCAGGCTTTCAGTTTCAGTCAAACCATGGAGACCGAGGGTACAGGTGACATCACAGAAGATGTTACAAAGAACATCACGAGGGCCAAGGATGCAATTGTCCCAATTGAAAATGCTGTGGACACAGTCAACACAGAGGCTGTAGCAGAAGTCAATATCCAGTCTGTGTATGGGGTAAAGGCCAAGGTCACAGCACAGGACAGCAGCGATGTTGAAGCCAGAAAGGAGGAGGTTGTAGCTGATGTTACCATCAAGACGGTAGCAGGAGTTAGCGCTGAGCCTGTTGCCGAAGTCAGCACCGTTACTACAGTGGACAGCCGTGTTGAACCCATGGCTGAGGTCAACACCGCTGAGGAAGTGACTGAGGCCGAGACGAAAACCACAGCAGTGGTCAGTGCAGAGGACTCTACTGGGGTCACGACCAATGGCACCACTGACCTTGTGTGTACTGATGAGAGCTGTACTAACAAGGACGAGAGCTGTACTAGCAACACAAACACCAACCATGAGAACAAGGTCACCACCACTAACAACACAGAGCAGGTGGtagaagaggaacaggaagagaacacAAACGATGATGGCAGCAGCACCAACAACAGCAAAACCTCAGAACCTTCCCAGAAATCTTTGCCAGCTCTTCTCGACAGTTTGGACAATAAAGAGTAA